A stretch of the Glandiceps talaboti chromosome 23, keGlaTala1.1, whole genome shotgun sequence genome encodes the following:
- the LOC144452941 gene encoding uncharacterized protein LOC144452941, producing MDANQVIFVVMVTFLLLANCYARPSRHSDDWLCKRTIRMVHKTCNGCYATPDNVIDNNSISNEPPPLQEDVITANVKETCCRERCSLDKIIQFCCEDVQNEFRQFMSIVDNRK from the exons ATGGATGCAAATCAGGTGatatttgttgtcatggtaacgttCTTGTTACTCGCCAATTGCTATGCCAGACCAAGTCGTCATAGTGATGATTGGTTATGTAAAAGAACGATACGCATGGTTCACAAGACCTGTAATGGTTGCTACGCGACACCAGACAATGTGATCGACAACA ACTCCATTAGCAATGAACCACCTCCACTGCAAGAAGATGTGATCACAGCAAATGTCAAGGAAACCTGTTGCAGAGAACGTTGTTCTCTTGATAAAATCATTCAATTTTGTTGTGAAGATGTTCAAAATGAGTTCCGTCAATTTATGTCTATTGTTGACAATAGGAAATGA